From the genome of Lotus japonicus ecotype B-129 chromosome 6, LjGifu_v1.2, one region includes:
- the LOC130726656 gene encoding uncharacterized protein LOC130726656, producing MLAVSPVRRMVQYGRIRKMMIIELIDPAGRIRCVLLGEMVDLLMLQLSSNWVNRPILTLQYFQAKYIRDRVIIQNVNHFSKLYINTGFEVVSAFTRRLFAEGIKIEEPVGFLSCPGPQSNIRDDMLSLHPRKTLSQLVVSNKDSVVITHARIVSAFRDQPWTYPSCLCHEELIVRGGVYECVRCERFFYKMLRRYRLKVEVFDGSKNAVFFLMILK from the exons ATGTTGGCTGTTTCCCCTGTCAGGCGTATGGTTCAGTATGGAAGGATTAGGAAAATGATGATTATTGAGTTGATAGATCCAGC TGGTAGGATTCGCTGTGTACTGCTTGGGGAGATGGTTGACTTACTCATGCTACAACTGTCCTCAAATTGGGTCAATAGGCCAATTCTAACCTTGCAGTATTTTCAGGCTAAATATATTAGAG ACAGAGTGATCATTCAAAATGTGAATCATTTTTCAAAGCTATATATCAATACTGGCTTTGAAGTTGTTTCTGCATTTACTCGAAG GCTGTTTGCTGAAGGTATCAAGATTGAAGAACCTGTTGGGTTTTTATCTTGTCCTGGTCCCCAAAGTAATATCAGGGATGATATGTTGTCTCTTCACCCAAGGAAAACACTGTCTCAACTGGTTGTATCCAATAAG GATTCTGTGGTTATTACCCATGCTCGTATTGTATCTGCTTTTAGAGATCAACCTTGGACATATCCCTCATGCTTATGTCATGAGGAATTGATTGTGCGTGGTGGTGTGTATGAGTGTGTTAGGTGTGAACGATTTTTCTACAAGATGCTGAGaag GTACCGGCTTAAAGTAGAGGTGTTCGATGGTTCAAAAAATGCTGTTTTTTTCTTAATGATTCTCAAGTGA
- the LOC130726457 gene encoding uncharacterized protein LOC130726457 isoform X1, which produces MFRGEKLEAAVSKTEPIAVSIVEGGVYQISNFRIIPYSDPQRYTRNRYKIIFHSGTRIVPFEDDRIPLHGWSFFGIENILRVGDNFGYLVDVIGVLAAVSKGKLVIKDKRVYKRMVINIIDLTGMCQCVVNGDAVDILCNYLCLDWVNRPTIGLRYVEVKKVEGKIFLNSIPHVSKIYLNHTYHEDWVIGDRFCGLKCDVPVECVGSFDPDVDIKDDMLNCHAKTSISELLKIKERGVAVVKASINAFINDCPWSYNSCWCHMELQNEKDVYRCNRCYRDIAHAVRRYRIKLEVFDGYDNTLFMLNDSQVKHIVGIQCEELFALNQDEEKSRYPIQLVESLLCKELLFKVRTGGGLTYYGEEVFEVLRICDDVGVIAMFNPIDSFSTPLKDKFIPSFTKFGDSADGINSEGFQAGVLYGRKSDDFSNIAEIYSSSYGADSGNASINQVIAHRPIKRKLIHEFEDEAHDRDQEFEYVDECVRRKLFENYEYSTGGECSGIKLNDSVVKTVENSTDEFMGNGSKKYNVNVNEEETWMLVKPDVHTDGHLLKKVSSVDGDHKMMAYVGNGPTYGETIKHNEIIDLTLLSDEDEEVSQKDCCLKKSVDISVSSMSDNFVILAEDTDEDVDCVEVIYLSE; this is translated from the exons ATGTTCAG GGGGGAAAAATTGGAAGCTGCTGTATCCAAAACTGAACCAATTGCTGTTAGTATTGTTGAGGGTGGTGTTTATCAGATATCAAACTTCCGGATTATTCCATATAGTGATCCACAAAGATACACAAGGAATAGGTATAAGATTATTTTCCATAGTGGTACCAGAATTGTCCCATTTGAAGATGATCGAATTCCTTTGCATGGCTGGTCATTCTTTGGCATTGAGAATATTCTTAGAGTTGGTGATAATTTCGGTTACTTAGTGG ATGTTATTGGAGTTCTAGCTGCTGTGTCAAAGGGGAAACTTGTGATTAAGGACAAAAGAGTTTACAAGAGGATGGTTATTAATATTATTGATTTAAC TGGTATGTGTCAATGTGTGGTGAATGGTGATGCTGTAGACATTCTTTGTAATTATCTGTGTTTGGATTGGGTAAATAGGCCTACTATTGGATTGCGGTATGTTGAGGTAAAGAAAGTTGAAG GAAAAATTTTCCTGAATTCTATTCCTCATGTGTCAAAGATTTACCTCAATCATACTTATCATGAAGATTGGGTAATTGGTGATAG atTCTGTGGTCTTAAATGTGATGTTCCTGTTGAATGTGTTGGAAGTTTTGATCCCGATGTTGATATTAAAGATGACATgctcaattgtcatgcaaagACATCTATTTCTGAATTGCTTAAGATTAAAGAG CGAGGTGTTGCTGTTGTTAAAGCTTCTATTAATGCATTTATTAATGATTGTCCATGGTCGTATAACTCCTGCTGGTGTCACATGGAATTGCAAAATGAGAAGGATGTTTATAGATGTAATCGATGCTATCGAGATATTGCTCATGCAGTTCGCAG GTATCGCATTAAGTTGGAGGTCTTTGATGGCTATGACAACACCTTATTTATGCTTAACGATTCTCAAGTAAAACATATTGTGGGCATCCAATGTGAGGAATTATTTGCTTTGAATCAG gATGAAGAGAAGAGCAGATATCCTATTCAACTTGTGGAGAGTTTGTTGTGCAAAGAGTTGCTTTTTAAGGTTCGAACTGGGGGTGGGTTAACGTATTATGGTGAAGAGGTTTTTGAAGTCCTGAGGATTTGTGATGATGTTGGTGTGATAGCTATGTTTAACCCAATTGATTCCTTTTCCACACCCCTGAAG GATAAGTTCATTCCGTCGTTCACGAAGTTTGGAGACTCTGCTGATGGTATAAATAGTGAAGGCTTTCAGGCTGGTGTGTTGTATGGGAGAAAATCTGATGATTTTAGTAACATTGCTGAAATTTATTCTTCAAGTTATGGGGCTGATTCTGGTAATGCATCCATTAACCAAGTCATTGCTCATCGGCCTATCAAAAGGAAACTAATTCATGAATTTGAAGATGAGGCTCATGATCGTGATCAGGAATTTGAATATGTTGACGAGTGTGTTCGGAGGAAATTGTTTGAGAACTATGAATATAGTACAGGAGGAGAATGCAGTGGGATTAAATTGAATGATTCTGTAGTGAAAACTGTGGAAAATTCAACAGATGAATTTATGGGTAATGGTTCGAAAAAGTATAATGTCAATGTAAATGAGGAGGAAACATGGATGCTGGTGAAGCCTGATGTTCATACTGATGGGCACCTTCTTAAAAAAGTTTCCAGTGTTGATGGAGATCATAAAATGATGGCCTATGTGGGCAATGGTCCAACCTATGGTGAGACAATCAAGCATAATGAGATTATTGATTTGACCCTGTtgtctgatgaagatgaagaggtatCTCAAAAGGATTGTTGTCTGAAGAAATCTGTTGATATTTCAGTGTCTTCCATGAGTGATAACTTTGTTATTTTAGCTGAAGATACTGACGAAGATGTGGACTGCGTTGAAGTTATCTATCTGTCTGAGTAA
- the LOC130723277 gene encoding zinc finger BED domain-containing protein RICESLEEPER 2-like, translated as MDMSDAVIVKSSRLKSVVWNDFDRIKKGDTCVAVCRHCNKKLSGSSTSGTSHLRNHLIRCQRRSSHGIAQYITARDKRKEGTLAIANFNIDQDPNKDDTLSLVNIKFEQAQLKEDSVSTGTSNFDQRRSRFDLARMIILHGYPLAMVEHVGFRGFVKNLQPLFELVTINRVEADCIEIYEKERKKMNETLDKLPGKISVSVDVWTAMGDAEYLCLTSNYIDESWQLRRRILNYIRVDSSHTEDMLSEAIMTCLMDWDIDRKLFSMILDSCSTCDNIAARIGERLLQNRFLYCNGQLFDIRCAANVLNVMVQLALGAVSEVVNKIRETIHYIKSSQTTLAKFNEMAKEVGILSQKCLLLDNALQWNSTYSMLEVVLEYKDVFILLQENDTSYRICLTDVEWERITAVTSYLKLFVEVINVFTKSKYPTANIYFPELCDVKLHLIEWCKNSDEYVSSLALKLRSKFDEYWEKCSLGLAVAAMLDPRFKMKLVDYYYPQIYGSSSAGRIEEVFEGVKALYNEHSIGSPLACHDQGLAWQVSNGQLCLPSSAKDSRDRLMGFDKFLHETSQGEGAKSDLDKYLEEPLFPRNVDFNILNWWRVHTPRYPVLSMMARNVLGIPMSKVPPELAFNYSGRVLDRDWSSLNPATVQALVCSQDWIRSELEN; from the coding sequence ATGGACATGTCTGATGCCGTAATTGTCAAATCTAGCAGGTTGAAATCTGTTGTATGGAATGATTTTGATAGGATTAAAAAAGGCGACACATGTGTGGCTGTTTGCAGGCATTGTAATAAGAAACTGAGTGGATCAAGTACCAGTGGAACATCACATCTAAGGAACCATTTAATCAGGTGTCAGAGAAGGTCTAGCCATGGCATAGCACAATACATTACTGCGAGAGATAAGAGAAAGGAAGGGACTCTTGCAATTGCGAATTTCAATATAGATCAAGATCCAAACAAAGATGATACCCTTAGCCTTGTGAATATCAAATTTGAGCAGGCACAGTTGAAAGAGGACTCTGTAAGTACTGGAACTAGTAACTTTGATCAAAGACGGAGTCGATTTGATCTTGCTCGCATGATTATTCTACATGGATATCCATTGGCTATGGTTGAACATGTTGGTTTCAGAGGTTTTGTAAAAAATCTACAGCCATTATTTGAGCTTGTGACAATCAATAGGGTTGAGGCTGATTGTATTGAGATTtatgagaaagagagaaagaagatgaatgagACATTGGATAAATTGCCTGGAAAAATCAGTGTTAGTGTTGATGTGTGGACTGCtatgggtgatgctgagtattTGTGTTTGACATCAAATTACATAGATGAATCATGGCAATTAAGAAGGAGgatattaaattacataaggGTTGATTCTTCTCACACTGAGGATATGCTTTCAGAAGCTATCATGACTTGCTTGATGGATTGGGATATTGACCGTAAATTGTTCTCCATGATATTGGATAGTTGTTCTACCTGTGATAACATTGCTGCTAGAATCGGTGAGAGACTTCTGCAAAACAGGTTTCTTTATTGTAACGGTCAGTTATTTGACATTCGCTGTGCTGCTAATGTTCTTAATGTCATGGTTCAGCTTGCTTTGGGAGCTGTGAGTGAAGTTGTAAATAAGATTCGAGAAactattcattatattaaaagTTCACAAACTACACTGGCAAAGTTCAATGAGATGGCTAAAGAAGTTGGGATCCTCAGTCAAAAGTGCCTACTTCTAGATAATGCATTGCAATGGAATTCTACATATTCAATGCTTGAAGTTGTCTTAGAATACAAGGATGTTTTTATTCTTTTGCAAGAAAATGATACTTCCTATAGAATCTGTTTAACTGATGTAGAGTGGGAGAGAATCACTGCAGTTACCAGCTACTTGAAGCTTTTTGTTGAGGTTATAAATGTTTTCACCAAGAGCAAGTATCCAACTGCAAATATTTATTTCCCTGAGCTCTGTGATGTTAAGTTGCATTTGATTGAATGGTGCAAGAACTCTGATGAGTATGTCAGTTCTTTGGCGTTAAAGTTGAGAAGCAAGTTTGATGAGTATTGGGAGAAATGCAGCTTAGGGTTGGCAGTTGCTGCCATGTTAGACCctaggttcaagatgaagctggTAGATTATTATTATCCACAAATCTATGGTAGCTCATCTGCCGGTCGCATTGAAGAGGTCTTTGAGGGTGTGAAGGCTCTGTACAATGAACATTCTATAGGCTCCCCATTAGCTTGCCATGATCAAGGTTTAGCCTGGCAAGTCAGTAATGGTCAACTTTGCTTGCCAAGTTCTGCAAAGGATTCCAGGGATAGACTGATGGGATTTGACAAATTCCTCCATGAAACTTCTCAAGGTGAAGGTGCAAAATCAGATCTAGACAAGTACTTAGAAGAACCTCTCTTTCCACGTAATGTTGATTTCAACATATTAAATTGGTGGAGAGTTCACACTCCCAGGTATCCTGTCTTATCCATGATGGCACGAAATGTTTTAGGGATTCCAATGTCAAAAGTCCCACCCGAGTTGGCATTTAACTATAGCGGAAGAGTCCTTGATCGTGATTGGAGCTCACTTAATCCAGCAACTGTCCAAGCTTTGGTGTGTTCACAAGATTGGATTAGGAGTGAACTGGAAAACTAG
- the LOC130726457 gene encoding uncharacterized protein LOC130726457 isoform X2 has protein sequence MFRGEKLEAAVSKTEPIAVSIVEGGVYQISNFRIIPYSDPQRYTRNRYKIIFHSGTRIVPFEDDRIPLHGWSFFGIENILRVGDNFGYLVDVIGVLAAVSKGKLVIKDKRVYKRMVINIIDLTGMCQCVVNGDAVDILCNYLCLDWVNRPTIGLRYVEVKKVEGKIFLNSIPHVSKIYLNHTYHEDWVIGDRFCGLKCDVPVECVGSFDPDVDIKDDMLNCHAKTSISELLKIKERGVAVVKASINAFINDCPWSYNSCWCHMELQNEKDVYRCNRCYRDIAHAVRRYRIKLEVFDGYDNTLFMLNDSQVKHIVGIQCEELFALNQDEEKSRYPIQLVESLLCKELLFKDKFIPSFTKFGDSADGINSEGFQAGVLYGRKSDDFSNIAEIYSSSYGADSGNASINQVIAHRPIKRKLIHEFEDEAHDRDQEFEYVDECVRRKLFENYEYSTGGECSGIKLNDSVVKTVENSTDEFMGNGSKKYNVNVNEEETWMLVKPDVHTDGHLLKKVSSVDGDHKMMAYVGNGPTYGETIKHNEIIDLTLLSDEDEEVSQKDCCLKKSVDISVSSMSDNFVILAEDTDEDVDCVEVIYLSE, from the exons ATGTTCAG GGGGGAAAAATTGGAAGCTGCTGTATCCAAAACTGAACCAATTGCTGTTAGTATTGTTGAGGGTGGTGTTTATCAGATATCAAACTTCCGGATTATTCCATATAGTGATCCACAAAGATACACAAGGAATAGGTATAAGATTATTTTCCATAGTGGTACCAGAATTGTCCCATTTGAAGATGATCGAATTCCTTTGCATGGCTGGTCATTCTTTGGCATTGAGAATATTCTTAGAGTTGGTGATAATTTCGGTTACTTAGTGG ATGTTATTGGAGTTCTAGCTGCTGTGTCAAAGGGGAAACTTGTGATTAAGGACAAAAGAGTTTACAAGAGGATGGTTATTAATATTATTGATTTAAC TGGTATGTGTCAATGTGTGGTGAATGGTGATGCTGTAGACATTCTTTGTAATTATCTGTGTTTGGATTGGGTAAATAGGCCTACTATTGGATTGCGGTATGTTGAGGTAAAGAAAGTTGAAG GAAAAATTTTCCTGAATTCTATTCCTCATGTGTCAAAGATTTACCTCAATCATACTTATCATGAAGATTGGGTAATTGGTGATAG atTCTGTGGTCTTAAATGTGATGTTCCTGTTGAATGTGTTGGAAGTTTTGATCCCGATGTTGATATTAAAGATGACATgctcaattgtcatgcaaagACATCTATTTCTGAATTGCTTAAGATTAAAGAG CGAGGTGTTGCTGTTGTTAAAGCTTCTATTAATGCATTTATTAATGATTGTCCATGGTCGTATAACTCCTGCTGGTGTCACATGGAATTGCAAAATGAGAAGGATGTTTATAGATGTAATCGATGCTATCGAGATATTGCTCATGCAGTTCGCAG GTATCGCATTAAGTTGGAGGTCTTTGATGGCTATGACAACACCTTATTTATGCTTAACGATTCTCAAGTAAAACATATTGTGGGCATCCAATGTGAGGAATTATTTGCTTTGAATCAG gATGAAGAGAAGAGCAGATATCCTATTCAACTTGTGGAGAGTTTGTTGTGCAAAGAGTTGCTTTTTAAG GATAAGTTCATTCCGTCGTTCACGAAGTTTGGAGACTCTGCTGATGGTATAAATAGTGAAGGCTTTCAGGCTGGTGTGTTGTATGGGAGAAAATCTGATGATTTTAGTAACATTGCTGAAATTTATTCTTCAAGTTATGGGGCTGATTCTGGTAATGCATCCATTAACCAAGTCATTGCTCATCGGCCTATCAAAAGGAAACTAATTCATGAATTTGAAGATGAGGCTCATGATCGTGATCAGGAATTTGAATATGTTGACGAGTGTGTTCGGAGGAAATTGTTTGAGAACTATGAATATAGTACAGGAGGAGAATGCAGTGGGATTAAATTGAATGATTCTGTAGTGAAAACTGTGGAAAATTCAACAGATGAATTTATGGGTAATGGTTCGAAAAAGTATAATGTCAATGTAAATGAGGAGGAAACATGGATGCTGGTGAAGCCTGATGTTCATACTGATGGGCACCTTCTTAAAAAAGTTTCCAGTGTTGATGGAGATCATAAAATGATGGCCTATGTGGGCAATGGTCCAACCTATGGTGAGACAATCAAGCATAATGAGATTATTGATTTGACCCTGTtgtctgatgaagatgaagaggtatCTCAAAAGGATTGTTGTCTGAAGAAATCTGTTGATATTTCAGTGTCTTCCATGAGTGATAACTTTGTTATTTTAGCTGAAGATACTGACGAAGATGTGGACTGCGTTGAAGTTATCTATCTGTCTGAGTAA
- the LOC130723843 gene encoding uncharacterized protein LOC130723843, giving the protein MKSDIVLQNVMNGTKIMWNPDIPEVASFRDGFARNGIDCHLPLGLIDGDVPTLSLDEDFLTMFPRKTILDLHSTAEEGIFIVCAKVSGLLEGEKWWYMSCRCHRGVTIKDDMPYCSGCATFVLEVIPRFRIKIEVCEDEDTAIFVLFDADSQHLIQRNCKDLFAGWKGKNACEYPDVIKGLVGKEYLFKVEKMSDHGAKFDDSFKVKKACDNGSVIEKFKHNSQVQTPKKLLTDAFVSKFAGGSNGRHLSDIIAESSNELSEIGANTVSLDDISPVECSSVLSSVGSAGDFDASSSKPTKKMKLRNVKEI; this is encoded by the exons ATGAAAA GTGATATTGTTCTTCAAAATGTTATGAATGGAACGAAGATTATGTGGAATCCTGATATCCCGGAAGTAGCATCATTTCGAGATGG TTTTGCTCGTAATGGAATTGATTGTCACCTTCCTCTTGGTTTAATTGATGGTGATGTGCCAACTCTTTCTCTTGATGAGGATTTTTTAACAATGTTTCCTCGGAAGACTATTCTGGATTTGCATTCAACTGCTGAG GAAGGTATATTCATTGTATGTGCTAAGGTATCTGGTTTACTTGAGGGGGAGAAGTGGTGGTATATGTCCTGCCGTTGTCACAGAGGTGTTACAATTAAAGATGATATGCCTTATTGTTCTGGGTGTGCTACGTTTGTGCTTGAAGTTATTCCAAG GTTTAGGATTAAGATTGAAGTCTGTGAGGATGAAGACACAGCTATATTTGTCTTATTTGATGCTGATAGTCAACATCTAATCCAAAGGAATTGCAAGGATTTATTTGCTGGTTGGAAG GGGAAGAATGCGTGTGAATATCCTGATGTTATTAAGGGTTTAGTTGGGAAGGAGTACCTTTTTAAGGTTGAGAAGATGTCTGACCACGGTGCGAAATTTGACGATTCATTCAAAGTGAAGAAGGCTTGTGATAATGGTTCTGTTATCGAGAAGTTCAAGCATAATTCTCAAGTTCAAACTCCTAAGAAG TTGCTTACCGATGCGTTTGTTTCTAAATTTGCTGGTGGATCAAATGGACGTCACTTGAGTGACATTATAGCTGAGTCTTCCAATGAACTTTCAGAAATTGGTGCCAATACAGTCTCCCTTGATGACATATCTCCGGTGGAATGTTCCTCtgttctttcttctgttgggaGTGCTGGTGATTTTGATGCAAGCTCCTCCAAACCTACCAAGAAGATGAAGCTAAGGAATGTTAAAGAGATTTAG